The Sebastes umbrosus isolate fSebUmb1 chromosome 19, fSebUmb1.pri, whole genome shotgun sequence genome has a segment encoding these proteins:
- the niban2a gene encoding protein Niban 2a isoform X2, which produces MEEYMELINTSLPGIKAKVGSSPFIKCASQFPLILWHPYARHHYFCVMTEKEQKKWHAVLQDCVRHSNNGLPEDCTVQTPAFTDAVRLYRQARGHHGTWDMMCGSPPQILANLVMEKLHPEIRAVIGPRLRGKMQQRQRHWMLISDALYKQVLSQTTGQYEAVVEGCEAQRVQLDARLRTDMDQIITSKEHVSSKMRALVLPKAEQILRTNIQPYISSILEALMEPTSRGFSEVRDVFFGEMVEISKNSLNGGGKDKLGDHMERLSMLAFHPVKMQSSYEKVEQLNLEGLQQRFDVASPSVFVSRAQILMRGQMDNAVYTFEQLLNQSLEIKGDGDMCKTIQRCQDRVLKKYDYDSSTVRKKFFREALLQIIIPYMLQQLSPSYSTELPRFKELIFEDFSRFLLVENMFEEVVLQSVSKDIMMAVKEAAVQRRHNLYRDSIILTNSDPNLHLLGETEAVDWAAKFGGDEPEGSVEGGGIGGGGSGSRRRQVVSMIQLDGVPLPFESCLEVPGVELIPEEDAEMFECKEEDIGADEDDLSEEPKSPDSVCEIRDLINPVVEVAAAEAEAEEGQNDMTNGTEATTGTITMEDGLEEDVTHVTTLVEKVPRKSIRDHASARTILQELVGNKKQEADKKHQEEAAIKNAIEEIEIAVQQADSEPIAEVSAVESDCESAPAAIKNAIEEMEVAVQQGDSEPIAEVSAAESDCESAPAAPPATDSSPGHDSGFQSPTNEGLDEGEPEPITNGLNGEDKMIDPVEVEVAVA; this is translated from the exons GTCTACCAGAGGACTGCACCGTTCAGACGCCAGCCTTCACCGACGCTGTGAGACTTTACAGACAAGCCAGAGGACACCATGGGACCTGGGACATGATGTGCGGCTCACCCCCACAG attcTTGCTAACCTGGTGATGGAGAAGCTCCACCCAGAGATAAGAGCCGTTATCGGACCTCGTCTGAGGGGGAAGATGCAGCAGAGGCAGAGGCATTGGATGTTG ATCTCTGATGCACTGTACAAGCAGGTGTTGTCTCAGACCACCGGTCAGTATGAAGCAGTGGTGGAGGGCTGCGAGGCCCAGAGAGTTCAACTGGACGCCAGACTGCGAACTGACATGGACCAGATCATCACGTCTAAAGAGCATGTCAGCAGCAAGATGAGAG CTCTGGTGTTGCCCAAGGCGGAGCAGATCCTACGGACAAACATCCAGCCCTACATCAGCTCCATCCTGGAGGCCCTGATGGAGCCCACCAGCCGGGGCTTCTCCGAGGTCAGGGACGTCTTCTTCGGGGAGATGGTGGAGATCAGCAAGAACTCGCTTAATGGAGGGGGCAAAGACAAACTGGGAGAC CACATGGAGAGGCTGTCCATGCTCGCCTTCCACCCAGTGAAGATGCAGAGCTCCTATGAGAAGGTGGAGCAGCTCAACCTGGAGGGGCTGCAGCAGAGGTTCGACGTGGCCAGCCCCTCGGTGTTCGTCAGCAGGGCTCAGATCCTCATGAGGGGG CAAATGGACAACGCAGTGTACACATTTGAGCAGCTGCTCAACCAGTCCTTAGAGATCAAGGGAGACGGTGACATGTGCAAGACCATCCAGCGATGCCAGGACAGAGTTCTCAAG AAATATGATTACGACAGCAGCACAGTACGCAAGAAGTTCTTCAGAGAGGCTCTGCTGCAGATCATCATCCCATACATGCTGCAGCAGCTCTCGCCATCCTACTCAACT GAGCTGCCTCGCTTCAAAGAGCTAATCTTTGAGGACTTCTCCCGTTTCCTGCTGGTGGAAAACATGTTCGAGGAGGTGGTGCTGCAGTCTGTGTCCAAGGACATAATGATGG CTGTGAAGGAGGCAGCTGTCCAGAGGAGACACAATCTCTACAGGGACAGCATCATTCTGACCAACAGCGACCCCAATCTGCACCTGCTCGGAGAAACCGAAGCGGTGGACTGGGCCGCTAAATTTGGGGGCGATGAGCCGGAGGGCTCTGTTGAAGGTGGCGGAATTGGAGGAGGGGGTTCTGGGAGCAGACGCAGGCAGGTGGTGTCCATGATCCAGCTGGACGGGGTGCCTCTGCCCTTTGAGTCCTGCCTGGAGGTCCCAGGTGTGGAGCTCATCCCTGAGGAGGACGCCGAGATGTTTGAGTGCAAAGAGGAAGACATCGGGGCGGACGAGGACGACCTGTCTGAGGAACCCAAGTCTCCTGACAGCGTGTGTGAAATCAGAGACCTGATTAATCCAGTGGTGGAGGTGGCAGCGGCAgaggcagaggcagaggagggccAGAACGACATGACCAACGGGACGGAGGCGACCACGGGCACCATCACCATGGAGGACGGGTTGGAGGAGGACGTCACACACGTCACCACCTTGGTGGAGAAAGTCCCCAGGAAATCTATTCGAGACCATGCGTCCGCGCGGACAATTCTCCAGGAGCTGGTGGGAAACAAGAAGCAGGAAGCTGATAAGAAGCACCAGGAGGAAGCAGCCATCAAGAACGCCATCGAGGAAATAGAGATAGCGGTGCAGCAAGCTGACAGTGAACCGATTGCTGAGGTTTCCGCAGTAGAGTCAGATTGTGAGTCGGCACCAGCGGCCATCAAGAACGCCATCGAGGAAATGGAGGTAGCGGTGCAGCAAGGTGACAGTGAACCGATTGCTGAGGTCTCCGCAGCAGAGTCAGATTGTGAGTCGGCACCAGCGGCACCGCCGGCTACAGACTCCAGCCCGGGTCACGACAGCGGCTTCCAGTCGCCGACAAACGAGGGGCTGGACGAAGGTGAGCCTGAGCCAATCACAAACGGTCTGAACGGAGAGGACAAAATGATCGACCCGGTAGAAGTGGAGGTGGCTGTGGCGTAG
- the slc31a2 gene encoding probable low affinity copper uptake protein 2 has translation MMSMTFGVSSSVTLLFDFWDVHGPAGMVLSVLVVFLLTVFYEVLKVWRVWLESKSKLAQPLCPYTAATSSRSESTSALESSPSESSLTPMESPPTDPNTRNSWLLHGIQTALHMLQVTLGYMLMLCVMSYNTWIFLGVIAGSVLGYFISFPLLGRI, from the exons ATGATGTCC ATGACTTTTGGAGTGTCGAGCAGCGTGACGCTGCTGTTTGACTTCTGGGATGTGCACGGTCCTGCAG GGATGGTGCTGTCAGTGTTGGTGGTCTTTCTGCTGACGGTCTTCTACGAGGTGCTCAAAGTGTGGAGGGTGTGGCTGGAGAGTAAATCTAAGCTGGCTCAGCCTCTGTGTCCGTACACAGCCGCTACATCCTCCCGCAGCGAAAGCACCTCCGCACTGGAAAGCAGCCCCTCCGAATCCTCGCTGACCCCCATGGAGTCACCCCCTACGGATCCAAACACCAGAAACAG CTGGTTGCTGCACGGTATCCAGACAGCCCTCCACATGCTGCAGGTGACTCTGGGCTACATGCTGATGCTGTGTGTCATGTCCTACAACACCTGGATCTTCCTCGGGGTCATCGCGGGCTCCGTCCTCGGTTATTTCATCTCATTCCCTCTCCTGGGTCGGATCTGA